The sequence below is a genomic window from Variovorax paradoxus B4.
GCCACCCTCCCCGCCCATCGCGAAGAAGCGGCCGCGGTACACCACGAGGCCGTGGCCCGAGCGCGCCGTGGGCAGCGGTGCACGCAGCTCCCAGGTGTCGCGCGCGGGCAAGTAGACGTGGTGCAGGTCGGTGTTGTATTCAAAGGTGTTGAAGCGCCCGCCGATCACGTGGACCTGGCCGTCGTGCGCCACGCAGCCCACGTGGTCGCGCGCGCCGGGCAGCGGCTTGGCGGAGGACCAGCGGTCGGCCTTGGGGTCGTAGACCTCGTGCCAGCCCACGCTCGCACGTTCCGCAGCAGGCTCGGAGGCGCCGCCGATCAGGTGCAGCGAACCGCCGAGCATCACCGCGGCGGCCGCGCCGCGCGGTCGCGGCAGCGGCGCGATGGCGCTCCAGCGGTTGGCTGCGATCTCGTAGACGTAGGCGTTGGTGTCGGAGCGGCGGTTCTGCTCGACGACCCCCCCCAGGGCGTAGACCCGGTCGCCATCGGCCGCCACCGCCACGTGGTTGGCGCCGCGCGGCAGCGGTGCGCCGTCGAGCCAGCGGTCGGCCTTCGGGTCGTAGATGTGGTGGTAGTCGCGGTTGACCGCGCCTTCGCCATAGCCGCCGACCACGTGCATGCGTCCTTGCGCCGCGGTGGCCCAGGCCATCTCGCTGCGCGGAATGGGCAGGGCTGCGCGCGGCACCCAGCGACCCGCGGGACCGGCCGGCGCGGGGCTGTCGGTGACGCGCTGGGCTTCCTGCTCGGGTGTCATGTGGTGCGGAACGCCGCCCTGCAGCCGCGCGTAGGGCTCCTTCGACGAAGGCGCCGGCGGCAGCGTGTCGTGCGTGGCTGCGTGCTGCGCGCGCGCGGCGCCGGCCACCGCGCAGGCGGCGGCCGCCAGAACGAAGCTTCGGCGGTACATGAAGGACTCCTTCATCGGCGAGGAAAGGCAGAACGGGCCATCAGGACACCGGTGCGTCCGAACCGCCGTCCGGCACCGCCGATGGCTCGGGGGCATCGGACATGGCCGGCATGCCGCCCGGCGAATCGGGCGGCATGTTGCCACGGCCCAGGGCGCCGCCCTTGGGCACCGTGAGTTCCATGCGGATGCGCCCCGGCGTCTTGCCGCCGCGCCCGCCGCCGCCCGCCACGGCCGATGACCCCGCCGCCGACGGCTTGAGGTAGGCGTAGAGCTGCAGCACGGTCTGCACGTAGTTCTGCGTTTCCTTGTAGTTCGGGATCTTGTTGCCCGCGCGCTGCACCGCGCCTTCGCCCGCGTTGTAGGCAGCGAGCGCCAGCTCGATCTGGCCCGGGAACATGGCAATCAGGTCGCGCAGGTAGCGCGAGCCCGCGGCAATGTTGATGCGCGGATCGAAGAGCTTCTTCTCGATGGTGCTGCGCTTGTCGGCTGCGACGCCATAGCGTTGCGCGGTGGCCGGCATGAGCTGCATGAGTCCCATCGCGCCCTTGGGCGAAACGGCCTGGGCATCGAAGCCCGATTCGGTGGCGATCAGCGCCTGCAGCAATTCGTAGTCGATCGAGTGCTTGCTCGCCGCATCGCGCAGCGCGACCTTCGCGGTCTTGTAGCTTGGCGAGGCCTCGAACAGGGCAAGCAGGGTCTGCGACGCGTGCGGTACCTTTCCGTCGAGCTTGCGCCCGCCGCGCCCGAACGGCGCAACGCCCTGCGAGGTGTCGAAGCTCTGGCCGCGGCGAAAGAAGATCTGGTAGCGCTCGTCGATCTTTTCCGATGCGAAGTGCGCCACGCCCTTGCTGTCGATGTAGCCGTAGACGTCAGCGGCGTGCGCGAGCCCCTGCTGCGCGCACAGCAGCAGGGCCAGGAGCAACGGACGCATGAGATCTGGAGTTTTCACGAGGGTCGTCAAACATCGATATCGACATCGTCGGCGCGCAGTTCCATCAGTTCGCGCCGGGCGGCAGCCTCGCCCTTGCCCATCAGCTTGGTGATCTCGCCCTGGGTGGAGGTGAAGTCGAAGCGCCCCAGTTGCACCTTCATCAGGCGCCGGGTATCCGGATTGAGCGTGGTTTCCCACAATTGTTCCGCGCTCATTTCGCCCAGGCCCTTGAAGCGGCTGATGCTCCAGGCGCCTTCGCGCACGCCATCTTTACGCAATTTGTCGAGTGTGGCGGTGAGTTCGCCCTCGTCGAGGGCATAAACCTTCGAGGCCGGCTTCTTGCCGCGCGCGGGCGCATCGACGCGGAACAGTGGCGGCTTTGCGACATACACATGGCCGGCTTCGATGAGTTTCGGAAAGTGGCGGAAGAACAGCGTGAGCAGCAGCACCTGGATGTGCGAGCCGTCCACGTCGGCATCGGAAAGGATGCAGATCTTGCCGTAGCGCAGCCCGCTCATGTCGGGCGTGTCGGCGGGACCGTGCGGGTCGACGCCCACGGCCACCGAGATGTCGTGGATTTCGGTGTTGGCAAAAAGCCGGTCGCGCTCCACTTCCCACGTATTGAGTACCTTGCCGCGCAGCGGCAGGATGGCCTGGCTTTCCTTGTCGCGACCCATCTTGGCGCTGCCGCCGGCCGAGTCGCCCTCGACCAGGAAGACTTCGTTGTGGCTGATGTCCTTGCTCTCGCAATCGGTCAGCTTGCCGGGCAGCACGGCCACGCCGGAGCCCTTGCGCTTCTCGACCTTCTGGCCGGCGCGCTGGCGCGTCTGCGCGGCCTTGATGGCCAGCTCGGCGAGCTTCCTTCCGTAGTCGACGTGCTGGTTGAGCCAGAGTTCGAGCGCAGGGCGCACGAAGCTCGACACCAGGCGCACGGCATCGCGCGAATTGAGGCGCTCCTTGATCTGGCCCTGGAACTGCGGGTCGAGCACCTTGGCGCTCAGCACGTACGAAGCGCGTGCGAACACGTCCTCGGGCAGCAGCTTCACGCCCTTGGGCAGCAGCGAATGCAGCTCGATGAAGCCCTTCACCGCGGTGAAGAGGCCGTCGCGCAGGCCGCTCTCGTGCGTGCCGCCGGCGCTGGTGGGAATCAGGTTGACGTAGCTCTCACGCACCGGCTGGCCGTCTTCGGTGAAGGCCACGCACCAGTCGGCGCCCTCGCCTTCGGCGAAGTTGTCGGCGTTCTTGTCGGCATGGCCGCTGCCTTCGAACAGCGGGATCACCGGGTCGCCGTTGAGCGTCTGCATCAGGTAGTCGCTCAGGCCGCCCTTGTAGAGCCACTGCTGCGTTTCCTTGGTTTTCTCGACCGTGAGCGTGACGCTTACGCCCGGCATCAGCACGGCCTTGCTGCGCAGCAGGTGGGTGAGCTCGCTCATCGGCAGGGCGGCGGTCTCGAAGTACTTGGCGTCGGGCCAGGCACGCACGGTGGTGCCCTGCTTGCGCTCGCCGGCCTCGAGCTTGCGGATTTCGAGCGCCTCGATCACATCGCCGCCGCTGAAGGCGAGCTTGGCCGCCGAGCCCTCGCGGTGGGTCACCACTTCGAGACGCTTCGACAGCGCATTGGTCACCGACACGCCCACGCCGTGCAGGCCGCCCGAGAAGCTGTAGGCGCCGCCCGAGCCCTTGTCGAACTTGCCGCCGGCGTGCAGCCGGGTGTACACCAGTTCGACCACGGGAGCCTTTTCCTCGGGGTGCATGCCGAAGGGGATGCCGCGGCCGTCGTCCTCGATGCTGACCGAGCCGTCCGTGTGCAACGTGACCTTGATCTTCTTGCCATGGCCCGCCAGCGCTTCGTCGGCGGCGTTGTCGAGCACTTCCTGGATGATGTGCAGCGGGTTGTCGGTCCGGGTGTACATGCCGGGACGCTGCTTCACGGGCTCGAGGCCCTTGAGCACGCGGATAGAACCTTCCGAGTACCCGGAGGACGCGGACGATGAACTGGGGGGAGTCTTGGGGGGAGTCGCCATGGGGGCGGATTGTAGTCAGTCGAACCGAAATGACTGGATACCCATACAGGAACCCCGTGCGCTCGCGGGAGTGCACCGGCTTTGATGCGCGCCGCGCATCAAAGCCGGCGTCACAAATCATCAATGGCTTTGACTGCCGGCCCGCCTGCCGAAGTACCCAAGTCGCTACATTCGACGGCATGCAAGCGTCTCCCCCCACTCTCTCGGTCAAGCAGGTGCTGATCTGCGGCGCCATGATCGTCACGCTCTCCATGGGCATCCGCCACGGCTTCGGCCTCTGGCTGCAGCCGATCACGCAGGCGCAGGACTGGAGCCGCCAGACTTTCTCGTTCGCGCTGGCCGTGCAGAACCTGTCGTGGGGCATCTTCGGCGTGTTCGCGGGCATGGTGGCGGATCGCTTCGGCGCTTTCCGGGTGCTTGTCGCCGGCACGGCGTTCTATGCGCTGGGCCTGCTGGGCATGGCGTATTCACCCACGCCGCTGCTGTTCACGCTGAGTGCCGGCGTGCTGATCGGCGCGGCGCAGGCCGGCACCACGTATGCCGTCGTCTACGGCGTGATCGGGCGCCAGATCCCGGCCGAACGGCGCTCATGGGCGATGGGTGTGGCGGCGGCCGCCGGCTCGTTCGGGCAGTTCCTGATGGCACCGATCGAGGGGCTGCTCATCGGGCACCTGGGCTGGCAGAGCGCGCTCGCGGTGGTGGCGATGCTGGCGCTGGTGATCGTGCCGCTGGCCTTCGGCCTGCGCGAACCGCAGCGCGGCGCGCTGGCCGGGCACCGCGACCAGTCGGTGCTGCAGGCGGTGGGCGAGGCCTTCCGCTATCCGAGCTTCGGGCTGCTGATGGCGGGGTATTTCGTCTGCGGCTTCCAGCTCGCCTTCATCGGCATCCACATGCCGACCTACCTGCGCGACCAGCGCCTGTCGGCCGACGTGGCGGGCTATGCGCTGGCGCTGATCGGGCTCTTCAACGTGTTCGGCACCTACACGGTCGGGCTGCTGGGCCAGAAGCTGGCCAAGCGCAAGATCCTGGCGGCCATCTACTTTGCGCGGGCGGTCTCGATCGCGCTGTTCCTGCTGGCGCCCATTTCGCCGCTCAGCGTGTATGTCTTCTCGGCGGCCATGGGCTTTCTCTGGTTGTCGACGGTGCCCGCAACCAACGCGATCATCGCGGGCATCTTCGGCGTGGCGCACCTGTCGATGCTCAGCGGCTTCGTGTTCCTGAGCCACCAGGTCGGGTCGTTCATCGGCGTCTGGCTTGGCGGCTACCTGTACGACACCACGGGCAGCTACGGCATCGTCTGGTACATCGCGATTGCCCTGGGCGTGTTCGCGGCGCTGATCAACCTGCCGGTGAAGGAAAGCGCCATTGCGCGCGGCGGCCGGCCGGTCGCCGTGCCCGGCTGACCTCACGATGGACAATGGCCCTATGACTGCGCAGATGCGCCACCATCTCGTGCATGCCGGCTGGCTTGCCGCCGCGCTGGCGGCGCTGGGCGCCGTCTTTGCGCTCTACGTTCACCCGGATTTCCTGGTCACACTGGTCGACCAGGTCTGGTCCTGTTTCTGATTGCTATGAAAGATGTAGCACCTTCGCATGGCGGAACGGAGCCGTCGGAATGGATCGTGCGGTGGTCGCACCTGCTCGCCCCTGGAGCCACCGTGCTCGACGTGGCATGCGGCCACGGACGGCACATGCAGTGGTTCGCGGCGCGCGGGCATGGGGTCACGGGCGTGGATCGCTCGGCGGAAGCCGCCGAGGCCGCGGGCGCCTTCGGCCGCGTGCTGACCGCCGACATCGAGGCCGGCCCCTGGCCCTTCGCGGACCAGGCCTTCGGCACAGTGGTCGTCACCAACTACCTGTGGCGCCCGCGCATGGCGGACATCGTGGCCGCGGTCGCGCCCGGCGGCGTGCTGCTTTACGAAACCTTCGCAGCCGGCAACGAGACGGTGGGCAAGCCCTCGCGCCCCGACTTCCTGCTGCAGCCCGGCGAACTGCTGGCTGCCTGCAAGGAATTGCGCGTGGTGGCCTATGAAGACGGCTTCCTCGCCGAACCGGCGCGCTTCGTGCAGCGCATCGCGGCCATCCGCGCCGGCGATGCCAACGTAGGCCAGCCCCCACGCCATCTGCTGCAGGGAAACTGAGCCCCCCGGGGCGGCCGCTTCCCGGGATGCCGGAGTAAGTAGAATCGGCGCTTTCGTCCACCCGACAGAGAGATTCCCCTTGGAGCAACTGACAGGCAGCATCGTCGCTCTCGTCACGCCGATGCACGACGACGGCAGTGTCGACTACCCCGCCCTGCGCCGGCTGATCGACTGGCACATCGACGAAGGCACCGATTGCCTCGGCGTGGTCGGCACCACCGGCGAATCGCCCACGGTCGACGTGGAAGAGCATTGCGAGATCATCCGCGTGGCGGTCGAGCAGGCCAAGGGCCGCGTGCCCGTGATGGCCGGCTGCGGCGCCAACTCGACCAAGGAAGCGATCGAGCTCGCCAAGTTCGCCAAGGGCGTGGGGGCCGATTCGCAGCTGCAGGTCGTGCCTTACTACAACAAGCCGACGCAGGAAGGCCAGTACCGGCACTTCAAGGCCATCGCCGAAGCCGTGGGCGACCTGCCCACCGTGCTGTACAACGTGCCCGGCCGCACCGTGGCCGATATGGCGCACGACACCGTGCTGCGCCTGGCGCAGGTGCCGGGCATCATCGGCATCAAGGAAGCCACCGGCAACATCGAGCGCGCGCAATGGCTCATCCGCGACCTGCCCAAGCACTTTGCCGTCTATTCCGGCGACGACCCGACCGCGGTAGCCCTGATGCTCTGCGGCGGCCAGGGCAACATCAGCGTCACGGCCAACATCGCGCCGCGCAAGATGCATGAGCTGTGCGTTGCGGCCATCGCCGGCGATGTGCGGCGCGCCATGCAGATCCAGTTCGAACTGATGCCGCTGCATCGCCACCTGTTCGTGGAACCCAATCCGATCCCGCTGAAGTGGGCCATGTCCAGGCTTGGCCTGTGCGGCGGCGCATTGCGGCTGCCGCTCACCGAGCTGGCGGAAACGAACCGGCCCGTGGTCGAGACCGCCCTGCGCGCCACCGGCCTGCTCAAGGGCTGACCCCGTTTTCATCTCGCCCCCCAATCTCTTTCCCCCTGCCGCATCGAGGTCACGCAACCTTTTGCCTGAACCGTGCTCAGAGAGTGCGGGCAATGCGGCCCACAGATTGACCGAACCCATTCCAACAAGGAAGACGACGTTGAAGAACCTTTCGAACATTTCGCGAGCTGCACTGCTGGCCACCCTCGTTGTCAGCCTCGCCGCCTGCTCCGTTCTCGAGAGCGACAAGATCGACTACAAGAGCGCCGGCAAGGCCCCGACGCTCGAAGTCCCGCCCGACCTGTCGCAGCTCTCGCGTGAGAACCGCTATGCGGTGCCGGGCGGTGCGGTCACGGCCAACGCCTACCAGGCCGGTGCCGCCAACGCCCCGGGCATTCCCACCGCGGTGGCCAACATCGGCGACGTTCGCATGGAGCGTTCGGGCACGCAGCGCTGGATCGTCATCAACCGCTCGCCCGACCAGCTCTGGGACCCGGTGAAGGATTTCTGGCAGGAAAGCGGCTTCCTCCTGACCACCGAGCAGCGCAACCTCGGCATCATGGAAACCGACTGGGCCGAGAACCGTGCCAAGCTGCCGCAGGACATCATCCGCGGCACGCTGGGCAAGCTGGTCGATTCGGTCTACTCGACCGGCGAACTCGACCGCTTCCGCACCCGCCTGGAACGCACGCCCACGGGCACCGAGATCTTCATCAGCCACCGCGGCATGCAGGAGGTCTACAACAACAGCCGCCAGGACCAGACCGTCTGGCAGCCCCGCCCGAGCGACCCTGAACTCGAGACCGAATTCCTGCGCCGCCTGATGGTCAAGCTCGGCGTGACGCAAGAGCAGTCGAAGATCCTGGCCGCCACCACCGCACCGTCCAAGACCGCGGCCGTCGCCAACGTGGGCGGCCAGCCGGTCGTGCAGATCAGCGAAGGCTTCGACCGCGCATGGCGCCGCGTGGGCCTGGCACTCGACCGCACCGGCTTCACCGTGGAAGACCGCGACCGCAGCGCCGGCATCTACTACGTGCGCTACGTGACCCCGAACCCCGACAAGAAGGAGCCCGGCTTCTTCGGCAAGCTGTTCGGCAGCTCCGACAAGAACGAAGCGCCGATCAAGTTCCGCATCCTCGTGAAGAGCGGCCAGGGTGAGAGCACCACGGTCTCGGTGCTGAACGCAAGCGGCGCGCCCGAAACCTCGGCCAACGCGCAGCGCATCGTCCAGGTCATTGCAGACGACCTGAAGTAAGCCGCATGCTCCGCTTCCGAAGCCTCGGCAGCGGCAGCACGGGCAATGCCGCGCTGGTGGAATCCACCAGCGGCGGCCGCACCTCTCGGCTCCTGATCGACTGCGGATTCGGCCTGCGGCAACTCGATCTGCGGCTCGCCAGGGCCGGGCTCGCGGCCGGCGACATCGACGCGGTCTTCGTCACCCACGAGCACGGCGACCACATCGGATGCGCCCACTCGCTGTCGCGGCGCAACCGCATTCCCGTCTGGATGAGCGAAGGCACCTGGCTTGCCACCGGGGGCCGCGATTTCGAAGGCCGGCTCAACCTGGCGCGGGACGATGCCGAGTTTGCGGTTGGCGATATTGCTGTGCAGCCCTTCACCGTGCCGCACGATGCGCGCGAGCCGCTGCAGCTTCGCTGCTCCGATGGCGCCCGCACCCTGGGCGTGCTGACCGACCTGGGCCATGCCACCGCGCATGTGCTGGCCCGTTTGAGCGGCGTGCATGCGCTGCTGCTCGAGTTCAACCACGACAGCGAACTGCTGGCCAATTCGGCCTATCCTGCATTCCTGAAGCTGCGCGTTGGCGGCAGGCACGGGCACCTGTCGAATGAAGCGGCCGCGGAAATCGCACGCGCGGTTCGCCACGACGGCCTGCGCCATGTGGTCGCGGCGCACCTGAGCGAGCAGAACAACCGTCCCGACATCGTGCGGCGCCTCATGGCCGAAGCCCTCGGCGGGCACGAGGCCGAGATGCTCACTGCCAGCGCGTCGGAAGGCTCGCCCTGGCTGGACGTGTGATTGCCTCGCACGCGGCCCTGTCCCAGGCACCATAGAAAAAGCCGCCACGAGGCGGCTTTTTGCTGGGCGAATGAACGCCTCGGTTGAGGGTGTGCCTATTTCTTCGGCGCTTCGTCCTTCTTGGCCGCCTCCGTCGCGGCATTGGCGGCGTCCAGGGCCGAGGAGGCGCCCGGCGAAGGCGTGGTTGCGGCCGACGGATCGGTGGTCGACGGGGCCGGCGCAGCCGCGGGCGGCGCAGGTGCCGGTTCGGTCACCGGAGCGGGCGGGGGCGTCACAACCGCCGGTGCGGCGTCCTCTTTCTTTCCGCAGGCCACGAGTGCGGCAGCGGCGATCAACGAAGCGAGCAGGACGGACGATGACTTCTTCATGGAAACTCCTTTGGCAATGGATGTCAGAACGAAAAAATTCTAGACCCGCATCGCTGCCCGTTTGTGTCTCACGGCCTCATTCGCGGCATTGGCTTACAAGCCCGATGCCGAGGCCGGAAAGGCGGGCCGCCCCGTTCGCCACGACTCATCCATGGTTTCGCGCAGTTCGCGCCGCGCACGCGGGGCGAAGCCGCACAGGCCGCGGCTGCGCTCGGGATCGGTGCGGTGGACGAACCACTCGGGCGTCCAGATGGCACTTGGCACCGCGGCGCTGCCCGCCTCCGTGCGCACCGTGCGGCATTCGATGATGTGATCCCACATGCGCCGCCACGGAACGAAGCGCGCATGTGAACGTTCGACTACATCGAAGCGTTGCGCCAGCAGCATGAAGCGGCGCCCCGTGGCCGACCAGGCCTGGAGCGCCTCGATGCTGGCCCTCTCGCCGAGCGGCCAGTCGGCAAAGTCGGGATCGCTGAAGACCAGTTCTCTCCAGCCCTGGCGGGCTGCACTCGACAGCGCGGCCCGCACGATGCCCGCGAAAGCCTCGCGGCCATCGAACCGTCCTTCGGGCAAGGACGGTGCGGCAGCCGCGGGACTCTCACTCTGCATGGGCCCACCCCGCTTCGCACCACTCGGCCAGCAGTGCGAGCGCACCGTCGCTCGCGCGCGCCAGTTCGCGCGGCCCGAGCGCACGCCGGTCGGCCAGCCGCCGCATCAGCGTTGCATCGACCCCGCCCGCACGAAAGCTCTCGCCGTTGATGTAGAGATGCCGCGCGTCGTAGAGCATGCGCGTGCGGCGGTCGAGCGCCACGGCGTGCAGCACGGCCGGCACTTCGGCACCTTCCTGGTCGAACCAGACGTTGGCCTTGGGTTCGGTCAGCGATTCGCCCAGCGCACGGTCGACGGCGTGGGGGTCGCGCAGCGCGGCATCGACCGCCTTGCGCGCAAAGGCCTGCAGCGCGGCCGGCATGGCGGCCGGCGCATCGACCGCGGGCTGCGTCGGATCACGGTAGCGCGCCAGTTCGGCGGGCCCTGCATCTTCCAGCGCCTCCGCATACGCCTGCGCCACGCGCGCCAGCAGGTCGGCGCCAAGCTCGCCCGCCGCGGAGGACCGCAGGCCGATGGAGCAGGTCATGCAATCGTCGCCGACCGCCACACCGTCGTGCGCATAGCGCGGTGGCAGATACAGCATGTCGCCCGGCTCGAGCACAAAGCTCTGCTCGGGCTCGAAGTTCTCGAGGATCTTGAGCGGCACACCCTGCTGCAGGCGCAGGTCGCTCTGCCTGCCGATCGACCAGCGCCGCGTGCCCTGCGCCTGGAGCAGGAACACGTCGTAGCTGTCGAAATGTGCGCCCACGCCGCCCTGGTCGCTCGCGTAGCTGATCATCAGGTCGTCCAGGCGCGCGTCGGGCAGGAAGCGAAACTGCTGCAGCAGCGCGTGCACGCCGTCGTGA
It includes:
- a CDS encoding MFS transporter; the encoded protein is MQASPPTLSVKQVLICGAMIVTLSMGIRHGFGLWLQPITQAQDWSRQTFSFALAVQNLSWGIFGVFAGMVADRFGAFRVLVAGTAFYALGLLGMAYSPTPLLFTLSAGVLIGAAQAGTTYAVVYGVIGRQIPAERRSWAMGVAAAAGSFGQFLMAPIEGLLIGHLGWQSALAVVAMLALVIVPLAFGLREPQRGALAGHRDQSVLQAVGEAFRYPSFGLLMAGYFVCGFQLAFIGIHMPTYLRDQRLSADVAGYALALIGLFNVFGTYTVGLLGQKLAKRKILAAIYFARAVSIALFLLAPISPLSVYVFSAAMGFLWLSTVPATNAIIAGIFGVAHLSMLSGFVFLSHQVGSFIGVWLGGYLYDTTGSYGIVWYIAIALGVFAALINLPVKESAIARGGRPVAVPG
- a CDS encoding MBL fold metallo-hydrolase; this encodes MLRFRSLGSGSTGNAALVESTSGGRTSRLLIDCGFGLRQLDLRLARAGLAAGDIDAVFVTHEHGDHIGCAHSLSRRNRIPVWMSEGTWLATGGRDFEGRLNLARDDAEFAVGDIAVQPFTVPHDAREPLQLRCSDGARTLGVLTDLGHATAHVLARLSGVHALLLEFNHDSELLANSAYPAFLKLRVGGRHGHLSNEAAAEIARAVRHDGLRHVVAAHLSEQNNRPDIVRRLMAEALGGHEAEMLTASASEGSPWLDV
- a CDS encoding DNA topoisomerase IV subunit B, whose product is MATPPKTPPSSSSASSGYSEGSIRVLKGLEPVKQRPGMYTRTDNPLHIIQEVLDNAADEALAGHGKKIKVTLHTDGSVSIEDDGRGIPFGMHPEEKAPVVELVYTRLHAGGKFDKGSGGAYSFSGGLHGVGVSVTNALSKRLEVVTHREGSAAKLAFSGGDVIEALEIRKLEAGERKQGTTVRAWPDAKYFETAALPMSELTHLLRSKAVLMPGVSVTLTVEKTKETQQWLYKGGLSDYLMQTLNGDPVIPLFEGSGHADKNADNFAEGEGADWCVAFTEDGQPVRESYVNLIPTSAGGTHESGLRDGLFTAVKGFIELHSLLPKGVKLLPEDVFARASYVLSAKVLDPQFQGQIKERLNSRDAVRLVSSFVRPALELWLNQHVDYGRKLAELAIKAAQTRQRAGQKVEKRKGSGVAVLPGKLTDCESKDISHNEVFLVEGDSAGGSAKMGRDKESQAILPLRGKVLNTWEVERDRLFANTEIHDISVAVGVDPHGPADTPDMSGLRYGKICILSDADVDGSHIQVLLLTLFFRHFPKLIEAGHVYVAKPPLFRVDAPARGKKPASKVYALDEGELTATLDKLRKDGVREGAWSISRFKGLGEMSAEQLWETTLNPDTRRLMKVQLGRFDFTSTQGEITKLMGKGEAAARRELMELRADDVDIDV
- a CDS encoding lytic transglycosylase domain-containing protein codes for the protein MRPLLLALLLCAQQGLAHAADVYGYIDSKGVAHFASEKIDERYQIFFRRGQSFDTSQGVAPFGRGGRKLDGKVPHASQTLLALFEASPSYKTAKVALRDAASKHSIDYELLQALIATESGFDAQAVSPKGAMGLMQLMPATAQRYGVAADKRSTIEKKLFDPRINIAAGSRYLRDLIAMFPGQIELALAAYNAGEGAVQRAGNKIPNYKETQNYVQTVLQLYAYLKPSAAGSSAVAGGGGRGGKTPGRIRMELTVPKGGALGRGNMPPDSPGGMPAMSDAPEPSAVPDGGSDAPVS
- a CDS encoding class I SAM-dependent methyltransferase, translated to MKDVAPSHGGTEPSEWIVRWSHLLAPGATVLDVACGHGRHMQWFAARGHGVTGVDRSAEAAEAAGAFGRVLTADIEAGPWPFADQAFGTVVVTNYLWRPRMADIVAAVAPGGVLLYETFAAGNETVGKPSRPDFLLQPGELLAACKELRVVAYEDGFLAEPARFVQRIAAIRAGDANVGQPPRHLLQGN
- a CDS encoding Kelch repeat-containing protein — protein: MYRRSFVLAAAACAVAGAARAQHAATHDTLPPAPSSKEPYARLQGGVPHHMTPEQEAQRVTDSPAPAGPAGRWVPRAALPIPRSEMAWATAAQGRMHVVGGYGEGAVNRDYHHIYDPKADRWLDGAPLPRGANHVAVAADGDRVYALGGVVEQNRRSDTNAYVYEIAANRWSAIAPLPRPRGAAAAVMLGGSLHLIGGASEPAAERASVGWHEVYDPKADRWSSAKPLPGARDHVGCVAHDGQVHVIGGRFNTFEYNTDLHHVYLPARDTWELRAPLPTARSGHGLVVYRGRFFAMGGEGGFLVGGVPRRAKVFGQMESYDPVADTWQRHAPMLTPRHAVGAAVIGDWIYVAGGGAVLGGAVQSAVHEAFTLG
- the bamC gene encoding outer membrane protein assembly factor BamC encodes the protein MKNLSNISRAALLATLVVSLAACSVLESDKIDYKSAGKAPTLEVPPDLSQLSRENRYAVPGGAVTANAYQAGAANAPGIPTAVANIGDVRMERSGTQRWIVINRSPDQLWDPVKDFWQESGFLLTTEQRNLGIMETDWAENRAKLPQDIIRGTLGKLVDSVYSTGELDRFRTRLERTPTGTEIFISHRGMQEVYNNSRQDQTVWQPRPSDPELETEFLRRLMVKLGVTQEQSKILAATTAPSKTAAVANVGGQPVVQISEGFDRAWRRVGLALDRTGFTVEDRDRSAGIYYVRYVTPNPDKKEPGFFGKLFGSSDKNEAPIKFRILVKSGQGESTTVSVLNASGAPETSANAQRIVQVIADDLK
- a CDS encoding cupin domain-containing protein, with the translated sequence MEITQPLPLLGGLSAAQFMRRYWQKKPLLVRQAIPAMVPPIGRSALFALAEREDVESRLIRHGKAGWTLKHGPLARRALPPRQQPAWTLLVQGVDLHHDGVHALLQQFRFLPDARLDDLMISYASDQGGVGAHFDSYDVFLLQAQGTRRWSIGRQSDLRLQQGVPLKILENFEPEQSFVLEPGDMLYLPPRYAHDGVAVGDDCMTCSIGLRSSAAGELGADLLARVAQAYAEALEDAGPAELARYRDPTQPAVDAPAAMPAALQAFARKAVDAALRDPHAVDRALGESLTEPKANVWFDQEGAEVPAVLHAVALDRRTRMLYDARHLYINGESFRAGGVDATLMRRLADRRALGPRELARASDGALALLAEWCEAGWAHAE
- the dapA gene encoding 4-hydroxy-tetrahydrodipicolinate synthase gives rise to the protein MGAFVHPTERFPLEQLTGSIVALVTPMHDDGSVDYPALRRLIDWHIDEGTDCLGVVGTTGESPTVDVEEHCEIIRVAVEQAKGRVPVMAGCGANSTKEAIELAKFAKGVGADSQLQVVPYYNKPTQEGQYRHFKAIAEAVGDLPTVLYNVPGRTVADMAHDTVLRLAQVPGIIGIKEATGNIERAQWLIRDLPKHFAVYSGDDPTAVALMLCGGQGNISVTANIAPRKMHELCVAAIAGDVRRAMQIQFELMPLHRHLFVEPNPIPLKWAMSRLGLCGGALRLPLTELAETNRPVVETALRATGLLKG